One window of the Pseudofrankia sp. DC12 genome contains the following:
- a CDS encoding aldehyde dehydrogenase family protein gives MTLVHPPLAAAMIHGVESDGPTVASTNPARLDEVVAEVRLGGAGVLVAAARVARAAQRGWADVPAPVRGSVIGNFGRLVEENADALARLVTREIGKPLTEARGEVQEIIDTCRFFLGEGRRLYGETVPSEMPDKQLFTFREPVGVMMVITAGNFPVAVPSWYLVPALLCGNTVVWKPAEYAAACARALTELAWNAGLPPGVLSTVPADGAATAAGLAQALDAGLVDKVGFTGSTEVGREIGALCGRHLQTPCLELGGKNPMVVAPDADIDLAVEGALFGGFGTAGQRCTSLGTVIVHESVYAGFRRRFAAAVENAPVGDPTRPVLYGPMLDAKFAAAYERHLGLIRGHHTTFGSTAVGRITAAAPRRGFVGDPAEGLYYHPVVVDGVRPDDALFLEETFGPIVGLATYRDLDSAIELANAPGYGLSSAIYTNDPSTVFRFRRGISAGMVSVNNSTSGAEAHLPFGGNGRSGNGSRQSGRWVLDQVTRWQSVNWDYSGRLQKAQLDTAVPEADLAFRLEP, from the coding sequence ATGACGCTGGTACACCCGCCGCTGGCGGCAGCCATGATCCACGGTGTCGAGTCCGACGGCCCGACCGTCGCGTCGACCAACCCGGCGCGCCTCGACGAGGTCGTCGCCGAGGTCCGGCTCGGCGGCGCCGGCGTGCTGGTGGCGGCGGCGCGGGTGGCGCGCGCCGCGCAGCGCGGCTGGGCCGACGTGCCCGCGCCGGTCCGGGGCAGCGTCATCGGGAACTTCGGCCGCCTCGTCGAGGAGAACGCCGACGCGCTCGCCCGGCTGGTCACCCGGGAGATCGGCAAGCCACTCACCGAGGCCCGCGGCGAGGTGCAGGAGATCATCGACACCTGCCGGTTCTTCCTCGGCGAGGGCCGCCGGCTCTACGGCGAGACCGTCCCGTCCGAGATGCCGGACAAGCAGCTGTTCACGTTCCGCGAGCCGGTCGGCGTGATGATGGTGATCACCGCCGGGAACTTCCCGGTCGCGGTGCCGAGCTGGTACCTGGTGCCGGCGCTGCTGTGCGGCAACACGGTCGTCTGGAAGCCGGCCGAGTACGCCGCGGCCTGCGCGCGGGCGCTCACCGAGCTCGCCTGGAACGCCGGCCTGCCGCCGGGCGTGCTGTCGACGGTCCCGGCCGACGGCGCCGCGACCGCGGCCGGGCTCGCGCAGGCTCTCGACGCCGGGCTCGTCGACAAGGTCGGCTTCACCGGCTCGACCGAGGTCGGCCGCGAGATCGGCGCGCTGTGCGGTCGGCACCTGCAGACGCCGTGCCTGGAGCTGGGCGGCAAGAACCCGATGGTCGTCGCTCCCGACGCGGACATCGACCTGGCCGTCGAGGGTGCCCTGTTCGGCGGGTTCGGCACCGCCGGGCAGCGCTGCACGTCGCTCGGCACCGTGATCGTCCACGAGTCCGTGTACGCCGGGTTCCGCCGCCGGTTCGCCGCCGCCGTCGAGAACGCGCCGGTCGGCGACCCGACCCGACCGGTCCTCTACGGCCCGATGCTCGACGCGAAGTTCGCCGCCGCCTACGAGCGCCACCTCGGGCTGATCCGCGGCCACCACACGACGTTCGGCTCGACCGCCGTCGGCCGGATCACCGCGGCGGCCCCGCGCCGCGGCTTCGTCGGCGACCCGGCCGAGGGCCTCTACTACCACCCGGTCGTCGTCGACGGCGTCCGCCCGGACGACGCATTGTTCCTGGAGGAAACGTTCGGCCCGATCGTCGGCCTGGCCACCTACCGGGACCTCGACTCGGCCATCGAGCTGGCCAACGCCCCCGGCTACGGTCTGTCGTCCGCGATCTACACGAACGACCCGTCGACGGTGTTCCGGTTCCGGCGCGGCATCTCGGCGGGCATGGTCAGCGTGAACAACTCGACCTCGGGCGCCGAGGCCCACCTGCCGTTCGGCGGCAACGGACGCTCCGGCAACGGCTCCCGTCAGTCCGGCCGCTGGGTCCTCGACCAGGTCACCCGCTGGCAGTCGGTCAACTGGGACTACTCCGGCCGCCTCCAGAAGGCCCAGCTGGACACCGCCGTCCCCGAGGCCGACCTGGCGTTCCGCCTGGAGCCATGA
- a CDS encoding DNA starvation/stationary phase protection protein, translating to MSTVRSPLSDEARTTTGEALQAAVVELIDLSLLAKQLHWNVIGHSFRSVHKQLDEVVDFTRTYTDTLAERSVAIGCNPDGQSHTVTTRSPLQGVETGYLPDEKVVRVMTDRLGETSQHMRAHMATTERADPVTQDIFINLIQEVEEQHWMFQAMS from the coding sequence ATGAGCACCGTACGGAGTCCGCTGTCCGACGAAGCCCGGACCACCACCGGCGAGGCGCTCCAGGCCGCCGTCGTCGAGCTGATCGATCTCAGCCTGCTCGCCAAGCAGCTGCACTGGAACGTCATCGGCCACAGCTTCCGCAGCGTGCACAAGCAGCTCGACGAGGTCGTCGACTTCACCCGCACCTACACCGACACGCTGGCCGAGCGTTCGGTCGCGATCGGCTGCAACCCCGACGGCCAGTCGCACACCGTCACGACCCGCTCGCCCCTGCAGGGCGTGGAGACCGGCTACCTGCCGGACGAGAAGGTCGTGCGCGTGATGACGGACCGCCTCGGCGAGACCAGCCAGCACATGCGGGCGCACATGGCGACGACGGAGCGGGCCGACCCGGTGACCCAGGACATCTTCATCAACCTGATCCAGGAGGTCGAGGAACAGCACTGGATGTTCCAGGCCATGTCCTGA
- the ftsH gene encoding ATP-dependent zinc metalloprotease FtsH, protein MISSVRLPGVHHSAPARSGQPRDPAPKPAPPKPPMWRSWLLPFGLLITALLLFTPAMAGGKTTAIDYSDLLGRVNAGRVASVSINDKGAVDGKLKDGTSFTSQIPTVLDNSTLASRLEAKGVKVKGTQTGGSWISVLLSFLPLLLLVGFFVWTGRQTQRQLSGGGPLGAIGRSRAKITDAERPETRFADVAGYEGAKQEISEVVDFLRNPDRYARAGAKGPRGVLMVGPPGTGKTLLARAVAGEAEVPFLSVTGSSFVEMFVGVGASRVRDLFAEARKRAPSIVFIDEIDSIGGRRGGSVIGGSNDEREQTLNQLLAEMDGFDSTTGVVVLAATNRPETLDAALLRAGRFDRQVTVPLPTQAERAAILAVHARGKQLAQDVDFDVVARATPGFSGADLANLLNEAAIHAVREGRDVISAADLGAARDRILLGRREASNALLPDEKRSVAFHESGHALVAALSEHADPVAKVTILPAGMALGVTEQLPEAERHLYTQPYLVDSLAVRLGGRAAELVVFGYGSTGASSDLAGATELATRMVREFGLSDAVGPVGYSSGQQQFLGGEELVSRSYSEGTQRVIDGEVARILREAEARAIDLLRTHREALDRLAALLLEKETVDGSAVTEVLRLVSGDGGAVEADGAAASVGVPAQPTSQA, encoded by the coding sequence GTGATCTCTTCGGTGCGCCTGCCTGGTGTGCACCACTCGGCGCCGGCCAGGTCGGGCCAGCCGCGGGACCCCGCGCCGAAGCCGGCGCCGCCCAAGCCGCCGATGTGGCGCAGCTGGCTGCTGCCGTTCGGGCTGCTGATCACGGCACTGCTGCTGTTCACGCCTGCCATGGCGGGCGGCAAGACGACCGCGATCGACTACTCCGACCTGCTCGGCCGGGTCAATGCCGGCAGGGTCGCGTCGGTGTCGATCAACGACAAGGGCGCGGTCGACGGGAAGCTGAAGGACGGCACGTCGTTCACCAGCCAGATCCCCACGGTGCTGGACAACTCGACGCTCGCCTCCCGGCTGGAGGCCAAGGGCGTCAAGGTCAAGGGCACGCAGACCGGCGGCTCGTGGATCTCGGTGCTGCTCAGCTTCCTGCCGCTGCTGCTGCTGGTCGGCTTCTTCGTCTGGACGGGCCGCCAGACGCAGCGCCAGCTCTCCGGTGGCGGTCCGCTCGGCGCGATCGGCCGGTCCCGGGCCAAGATCACCGACGCGGAGCGCCCGGAGACCAGGTTCGCCGACGTCGCCGGCTACGAGGGCGCCAAGCAGGAGATCAGCGAGGTCGTCGACTTCCTGCGCAACCCCGACCGGTACGCCCGAGCCGGCGCGAAGGGCCCGCGCGGCGTCCTGATGGTCGGCCCTCCCGGGACGGGCAAGACCCTGCTGGCCAGGGCGGTCGCCGGCGAGGCCGAGGTGCCGTTCCTGTCCGTCACGGGCTCCAGCTTCGTCGAGATGTTCGTCGGCGTCGGCGCCTCCCGGGTCCGCGACCTGTTCGCCGAGGCGCGCAAGCGGGCGCCGTCGATCGTCTTCATCGACGAGATCGACTCGATCGGCGGCCGCCGCGGCGGCTCCGTCATCGGTGGCTCCAACGACGAGCGTGAGCAGACCCTCAACCAGCTGCTCGCCGAGATGGACGGCTTCGACTCGACGACTGGCGTCGTCGTGCTCGCCGCGACCAACCGGCCGGAGACGCTCGACGCCGCGCTGCTGCGGGCCGGCCGGTTCGACCGGCAGGTCACCGTCCCGCTGCCGACCCAGGCGGAGCGGGCCGCGATCCTCGCCGTGCACGCCCGGGGCAAGCAGCTCGCCCAGGATGTCGACTTCGACGTCGTCGCCCGGGCCACCCCCGGCTTTTCCGGCGCCGACCTCGCGAACCTGCTGAACGAGGCGGCCATCCACGCGGTCCGGGAGGGCCGGGACGTCATCAGCGCGGCCGACCTCGGCGCGGCCCGGGACCGGATCCTGCTGGGCCGCAGGGAGGCGTCCAACGCGCTGCTGCCCGACGAGAAGCGCTCCGTCGCCTTCCACGAGTCCGGGCACGCGCTGGTCGCGGCCCTCTCCGAGCACGCCGACCCGGTCGCCAAGGTGACGATCCTGCCGGCCGGGATGGCCCTCGGCGTCACCGAGCAGCTCCCGGAGGCCGAACGCCACCTCTACACGCAGCCCTATCTGGTCGACAGCCTCGCGGTCCGGCTCGGTGGCCGGGCTGCGGAGCTCGTCGTCTTCGGCTACGGCTCGACGGGTGCGTCCAGCGACCTCGCCGGGGCGACCGAGCTCGCGACCAGGATGGTCCGGGAGTTCGGCCTGTCCGACGCGGTCGGCCCGGTCGGCTACAGCTCCGGGCAGCAGCAGTTCCTCGGCGGCGAGGAGCTCGTGAGCCGGTCCTACTCGGAAGGCACGCAGCGGGTCATCGACGGTGAGGTCGCGCGCATCCTGCGGGAGGCCGAGGCCCGGGCGATCGACCTGCTGCGCACGCACCGAGAGGCGCTCGACCGCCTCGCCGCGCTGCTGCTGGAGAAGGAGACCGTCGACGGCTCCGCCGTCACCGAGGTGCTGCGGCTGGTGTCGGGCGACGGCGGCGCGGTCGAGGCCGACGGCGCCGCGGCGTCGGTGGGCGTTCCCGCGCAGCCCACCAGCCAGGCCTGA
- a CDS encoding neutral zinc metallopeptidase, protein MEFDDQSVDTSQLDDQRGGGMGSGGRIALGGGGLGVVGVVIYLLVALLGGGTTGSGGTTGLPAGGTGAGASAAAGLAARCNTAGALDKYDDCFVLKVFNEVNQTWTSYFSARGQAYTRPTLVYFEQSTSTGCGQASSAVGPFYCPNGQRVYIDLGFLNELQQRYGAQGRFAQAYIVAHEVGHHIQTLTGTEARVRDAQQADPSRENALSVQLELQADCYAGVWSALANKDGYVTIGQSDVDEALNAAQAVGDDRIEQKAGVDVNPETWTHGSAQQRKTAFQTGYQGGTLESCGTVPQ, encoded by the coding sequence ATGGAGTTCGACGACCAGTCGGTCGACACCTCGCAGCTGGACGACCAGCGCGGCGGCGGGATGGGTTCGGGCGGGCGGATCGCGCTCGGCGGCGGCGGGCTCGGCGTGGTCGGCGTGGTCATCTATCTGCTGGTCGCCCTCCTCGGTGGCGGCACCACGGGGTCCGGCGGCACGACCGGATTGCCGGCCGGCGGAACCGGCGCGGGCGCCTCGGCGGCGGCCGGCCTGGCGGCCCGCTGCAACACGGCCGGGGCACTTGACAAGTACGACGACTGCTTCGTCCTGAAGGTCTTCAACGAGGTCAACCAGACCTGGACGAGCTACTTCTCCGCGCGCGGCCAGGCCTACACCCGCCCGACCCTGGTCTACTTCGAGCAGTCCACCAGCACCGGCTGCGGCCAGGCGTCGTCGGCGGTCGGCCCGTTCTACTGCCCGAACGGCCAGCGGGTCTACATCGACCTCGGCTTCCTGAACGAGCTGCAGCAGCGCTACGGCGCCCAGGGCCGGTTCGCGCAGGCGTACATCGTCGCCCACGAGGTCGGCCACCACATCCAGACCCTCACCGGCACCGAGGCCCGGGTCCGGGACGCGCAGCAGGCGGACCCGTCCCGGGAGAACGCCCTGTCGGTGCAGCTGGAGCTGCAGGCGGACTGCTACGCCGGAGTCTGGTCGGCCCTGGCGAACAAGGACGGCTACGTGACGATCGGCCAGTCCGACGTCGACGAGGCGCTCAACGCCGCGCAGGCCGTCGGCGACGACCGCATCGAGCAGAAGGCCGGCGTGGACGTGAACCCGGAGACCTGGACCCACGGCTCCGCCCAGCAGCGCAAGACCGCGTTCCAGACCGGGTACCAGGGCGGCACCCTGGAGTCCTGCGGCACCGTGCCCCAGTAG
- a CDS encoding alpha/beta hydrolase, producing MDGAGQVDGATSSPVAERWADVDGPVFYADFGGPADGPLIVCVHGLGASHTSWWAFAPLLARHGRVLALDLAGFGRTVAAGRRTDVESNRRLLAGFLGAVAGERPVLLVGNSMGGMISLLQAAADPRSVAGLVLISPALPIPRLRPPDASILGMFGGMVLPKVGSMVLARRRQVYTTEQLVEQALVRTMVDVRRVPADAFAAMVALSKERAERPGWDVDSDAALVAATRSVVGRLARPRELAAAVAAVTAPTLLVHGLQDRLVPVAAARHAARRRPDWRCEILDDCGHLAQLEAPDQTIALVDDWLRGAGAAAVQAGSSAIPAQQAPRS from the coding sequence ATGGACGGCGCCGGTCAGGTGGACGGGGCGACGAGTAGTCCGGTGGCGGAACGCTGGGCTGACGTCGACGGGCCGGTGTTCTACGCGGACTTCGGCGGGCCGGCTGACGGGCCACTGATCGTCTGCGTGCACGGGCTGGGCGCGTCGCACACCAGCTGGTGGGCCTTCGCGCCGCTGCTGGCCCGGCACGGCCGGGTGCTCGCCCTGGATCTGGCCGGGTTCGGCCGCACGGTCGCCGCCGGCCGGCGCACCGACGTGGAGTCCAACCGGCGCCTGCTCGCCGGGTTCCTGGGCGCGGTGGCGGGGGAGCGCCCGGTGCTGCTGGTCGGCAACTCGATGGGCGGGATGATCAGCCTCCTGCAGGCCGCGGCGGACCCACGCTCGGTCGCCGGGCTGGTGCTGATCTCGCCGGCGCTGCCGATTCCCCGGCTGCGGCCACCGGATGCGTCGATCCTCGGCATGTTCGGCGGGATGGTTCTGCCCAAGGTCGGTTCGATGGTGCTGGCGCGCCGCCGGCAGGTCTACACGACCGAACAGCTCGTCGAGCAGGCGCTGGTCCGCACCATGGTGGACGTGCGGCGGGTGCCCGCGGACGCCTTCGCCGCCATGGTGGCGCTGTCGAAGGAACGGGCCGAGCGACCGGGCTGGGATGTCGACAGCGATGCGGCACTGGTGGCCGCGACCCGGTCGGTCGTCGGGCGCCTCGCCCGGCCGCGGGAGCTCGCCGCCGCCGTCGCCGCGGTGACCGCGCCGACCCTGCTTGTCCACGGCCTGCAGGACCGGCTGGTGCCGGTCGCGGCGGCGCGCCACGCCGCTCGCCGCCGGCCGGACTGGCGCTGCGAGATCCTCGACGACTGCGGGCACCTGGCCCAGCTGGAGGCGCCGGACCAGACCATCGCGCTGGTGGACGACTGGCTGCGAGGGGCGGGTGCGGCGGCGGTTCAGGCGGGCTCATCGGCCATCCCCGCGCAGCAGGCGCCGCGGTCCTAG
- the dnaE gene encoding DNA polymerase III subunit alpha — MSDSFVHLHVHTEYSMLDGAARLKDMFAEVSRQQMPAVAITDHGYMYGAYDFHKQATAAGVKPIIGCEAYIAPESRLLKQRVRWGEPHQKSDDVSGSGSYTHMTIWARNAEGLHNLFRLNSRASIEGHYIKWPRMDREIISEHSAGLMATTGCPSGEVQTRLRLGQPELALKAAATYQEIFGPENYFCEIMDHGIEIERRVRDGLIDIARKLNMRFVVTNDSHYTYESERETHSALLCVQTASTVANPTFQFEGSGYFLKSAEQMRAIDHSDAWREGCDTTLLIAERVDTTGMFPKHNLMPVYPAPEGETEESFFRAEVLRGMERRFPDGIDEKHRRQVEYEIGVILQMGFPSYFLVVADFIMWAKNNGIAVGPGRGSAAGSLIAYALGITDLDPLLHGLIFERFLNPERVSMPDIDIDFDDRRRADVIRYVTEKWGEDRIAQIVTYGTIKAKAAIKDSARVLGYPYAVGDRITKAMPPMVMGKDIPLAGIFDPNHPRFSEAGEIRALYESDADVRKVIDTAKGLEGLIRQAGVHAAGVIMSAEPIVDHIPVWRRDADGVIITQFDYPTCENLGLLKMDFLGLRNLTVMDDAVRNVESNRGVKIDLLGLGLDDKTTYELLSRGDTLGVFQLDGGPLRSLLRLMRPDNFEDISAVIALYRPGPMGANSHTNYALRKNGQQEIIPIHPELGTALDEVLGTTYGLIVYQEQVMAIAQVVGGYSLGQADLLRRAMGKKKKEILDKEFAPFSAGMKANGYSDAAIKTLWDILVPFSDYAFNKAHSAAYGLVSYWTAYLKANYPAEYMAALLTSVRDDKDKSAIYLNECRRMGIKVLPPDVNISDADYTAHGESEIRVGLAAIRNVGANVVESITRIRRAKSAYTSFPDFLDKVEAVVCNKRTIESLIKAGAFDSFGHTRRGLVEKHEQAVDAVMAVKKKTAEGQFDLFAFGGDDEDGSPLATPGLGVGEFSEKEWDKAVLLSHEREMLGLYVSDHPLSGVEHVLAAKADTTVANLADYPDGAVVTIGGIISSLQRKVTKQGKVWALTTIEDLEGGLEVMFFPATYETCATQLSEDAVVIVKGRLDKREDAPRLVASELTVPDLSEQALSPPVVITLPTVRVNAPTVDRLREVLADHPGTTEVHLHLQSPHRTTLLRLDDAFKVRRTPALMGDLKALLGASAVA; from the coding sequence GTGTCTGACTCTTTCGTGCACCTGCATGTCCACACCGAGTACTCGATGCTCGACGGAGCCGCCCGGCTCAAGGACATGTTCGCCGAGGTCAGCCGGCAGCAGATGCCCGCCGTGGCGATCACCGACCACGGCTACATGTACGGGGCCTACGACTTCCACAAGCAGGCGACCGCGGCCGGCGTGAAGCCGATCATCGGGTGCGAGGCCTACATCGCGCCCGAGTCGAGGCTGCTCAAGCAGCGGGTCCGCTGGGGCGAGCCGCACCAGAAGAGCGACGACGTCTCCGGTAGCGGCTCCTACACCCACATGACCATCTGGGCCCGCAACGCCGAGGGCCTGCACAACCTGTTCCGGCTGAACTCGCGTGCCTCCATCGAGGGCCACTACATCAAGTGGCCCCGGATGGACCGGGAGATCATCTCCGAGCACTCCGCTGGCCTGATGGCGACGACGGGCTGCCCGTCCGGCGAGGTGCAGACCCGGCTGCGGCTCGGCCAGCCCGAGCTCGCCCTGAAGGCCGCGGCCACCTACCAGGAGATCTTCGGCCCGGAGAACTACTTCTGCGAGATCATGGACCACGGCATCGAGATCGAGCGCCGGGTCCGCGACGGCCTGATCGACATCGCCCGCAAGCTGAACATGCGGTTCGTCGTCACCAACGACTCGCACTACACTTATGAGTCCGAGCGGGAGACGCACTCCGCGCTGCTGTGCGTGCAGACCGCGTCGACGGTGGCGAACCCGACGTTCCAGTTCGAGGGCTCGGGCTACTTCCTCAAGAGCGCCGAGCAGATGCGCGCCATCGACCATTCCGACGCCTGGCGGGAGGGCTGCGACACCACGCTGCTCATCGCCGAGCGCGTCGACACCACGGGCATGTTCCCCAAGCACAACCTCATGCCTGTGTACCCGGCCCCCGAGGGGGAGACCGAGGAGTCGTTCTTCCGCGCCGAGGTCCTGCGCGGCATGGAGCGGCGTTTCCCGGACGGCATCGACGAGAAGCACCGCAGGCAGGTCGAGTACGAGATCGGCGTCATCCTGCAGATGGGGTTCCCGTCGTACTTCCTGGTCGTCGCGGACTTCATCATGTGGGCGAAGAACAACGGCATCGCGGTCGGCCCGGGCCGTGGCAGCGCCGCCGGCTCGCTCATCGCCTACGCGCTCGGTATCACCGACCTCGACCCGCTGCTGCACGGCCTGATCTTCGAGCGTTTCCTCAACCCCGAGCGCGTGTCGATGCCGGACATCGACATCGACTTCGACGACCGCAGGCGCGCGGACGTCATCCGGTACGTGACGGAGAAGTGGGGCGAGGACCGGATCGCCCAGATCGTCACCTACGGCACCATCAAGGCGAAGGCCGCCATCAAGGACTCGGCCCGGGTGCTCGGCTACCCGTACGCCGTCGGTGACCGGATCACCAAGGCGATGCCGCCGATGGTGATGGGCAAGGACATCCCGCTGGCCGGCATTTTCGACCCGAACCACCCGCGGTTCAGCGAGGCCGGCGAGATCCGGGCGCTCTACGAGTCCGACGCCGACGTCCGCAAGGTGATCGACACGGCCAAGGGCCTGGAGGGCCTGATCCGGCAGGCCGGCGTGCACGCGGCCGGCGTCATCATGTCCGCCGAGCCGATCGTCGACCACATCCCGGTGTGGCGCCGCGACGCCGACGGTGTGATCATCACGCAGTTCGACTACCCGACCTGCGAGAACCTCGGCCTGCTGAAGATGGACTTCCTCGGGCTGCGCAACCTCACCGTCATGGACGACGCGGTGCGCAACGTCGAGTCCAACCGAGGCGTCAAGATCGATCTGCTGGGCCTGGGCCTGGACGACAAGACGACCTACGAGCTGCTCTCCCGCGGCGACACCCTCGGGGTCTTCCAGCTCGACGGCGGCCCGCTGCGCTCCCTGCTGCGGCTGATGCGCCCGGACAACTTCGAGGACATCTCCGCCGTCATCGCGCTCTACCGGCCCGGCCCGATGGGCGCCAACTCGCACACCAACTACGCGCTGCGCAAGAACGGCCAGCAGGAGATCATCCCGATCCACCCCGAGCTCGGGACGGCGCTCGACGAGGTCCTCGGCACGACCTACGGCCTGATCGTCTATCAGGAGCAGGTCATGGCGATCGCGCAGGTGGTCGGCGGCTACAGCCTCGGTCAGGCGGACCTGCTGCGCCGGGCGATGGGCAAGAAGAAGAAGGAGATCCTCGACAAGGAGTTCGCCCCGTTCTCGGCCGGGATGAAGGCCAACGGGTACTCCGACGCGGCGATCAAGACGCTGTGGGACATCCTCGTCCCGTTCTCCGACTATGCGTTCAACAAGGCGCACAGCGCCGCGTACGGGCTGGTCTCCTACTGGACCGCCTACCTGAAGGCCAACTACCCGGCCGAGTACATGGCCGCGCTGCTGACCTCGGTGCGCGACGACAAGGACAAGAGCGCGATCTACCTGAACGAGTGCCGCCGGATGGGCATCAAGGTGCTGCCACCCGACGTGAACATCTCCGACGCGGACTACACCGCGCACGGAGAGAGCGAGATCCGCGTCGGCCTCGCCGCGATCCGCAACGTCGGCGCCAACGTCGTCGAGTCCATCACCCGCATCCGCAGGGCCAAGAGCGCGTACACCTCGTTCCCCGACTTCCTCGACAAGGTCGAGGCGGTCGTCTGCAACAAGCGGACCATCGAGTCGCTGATCAAGGCAGGCGCGTTCGACTCGTTCGGCCACACCCGCCGCGGCCTCGTCGAGAAGCACGAGCAGGCCGTCGACGCGGTGATGGCGGTGAAGAAGAAGACCGCCGAGGGGCAGTTCGACCTGTTCGCGTTCGGCGGCGACGACGAGGACGGCTCGCCGCTGGCCACCCCCGGCCTCGGCGTCGGCGAGTTCTCCGAGAAGGAATGGGACAAGGCCGTCCTGCTCTCGCACGAGCGGGAGATGCTCGGCCTCTACGTCTCGGACCACCCGCTGTCCGGCGTCGAGCACGTGCTGGCCGCGAAGGCCGACACCACGGTGGCCAACCTCGCCGACTACCCCGACGGCGCCGTCGTCACCATCGGCGGCATCATCTCCAGCTTGCAGCGCAAGGTCACCAAGCAGGGCAAGGTCTGGGCGCTGACGACCATCGAGGACCTCGAAGGCGGCCTCGAGGTGATGTTCTTCCCCGCGACGTACGAGACGTGCGCGACCCAGCTCTCCGAGGACGCGGTCGTCATCGTCAAGGGCCGCCTGGACAAGCGGGAGGACGCGCCGCGCCTCGTCGCCTCCGAACTGACCGTGCCGGACCTCTCCGAGCAGGCGCTCTCCCCGCCCGTGGTGATCACTCTGCCGACGGTGCGGGTGAACGCGCCGACGGTCGACCGGCTACGCGAGGTGCTCGCCGACCACCCCGGCACCACGGAGGTGCACCTGCACCTGCAGTCCCCGCACCGCACGACGCTGCTGCGCCTGGACGACGCCTTCAAGGTCCGCCGCACGCCCGCCCTGATGGGCGACCTGAAGGCCCTGCTCGGCGCCTCCGCCGTGGCCTGA
- a CDS encoding DEAD/DEAH box helicase, translated as MSTPFPVQAATLPDVLAGENVLGRAKTGSGKTLGFGLPMLARLAGRGPATPLRPRGLILVPTRELAQQVSDALDPLSRSVGLWLRPVYGGTSISRQISMMRRGVHIVVATPGRLLDLVERGACQLDDVEVTVLDEADYMCDLGFLPAVRSILDATSPAAQRLMFSATLDREVEVLVREYLPEPVLVAVDSENSQVTTLRRHALEASDRYSQLEVVTALTGGQGRTLVFVRTQRDADHVAADLTKAGVPAEPLHGGLPQGARTRALAGFADGTRRVLVATDVAARGIHVDDVRLVVHLGPPEDSKTYQHRGGRTARAGAEGADVLVTLAADRGKVRAMLRTAGVDTQITPVGPSDPLVAEIAGPPAPRVEPGSIPAPRPAADRQGGRFGQPAREGGRYGGDRAGFGSRGASGGRTSRDGRGAPRRGPRVDRPRHSDHRDGGAATS; from the coding sequence ATCAGCACGCCTTTCCCGGTCCAGGCGGCGACACTGCCCGACGTTCTCGCCGGCGAGAACGTGCTCGGGCGGGCCAAGACGGGCTCCGGCAAGACGCTCGGCTTCGGGCTGCCGATGCTGGCTCGGCTGGCCGGGCGCGGCCCGGCGACGCCGCTGCGCCCGCGCGGGCTGATCCTCGTGCCGACCCGTGAGCTCGCCCAGCAGGTGAGCGACGCGCTCGACCCGCTGTCCCGGTCCGTCGGCCTGTGGCTGCGCCCCGTGTACGGCGGCACGTCGATCTCCCGGCAGATCTCGATGATGCGCCGCGGCGTGCACATCGTCGTCGCCACCCCCGGCCGGCTGCTCGACCTCGTCGAGCGGGGTGCCTGCCAGCTCGACGACGTCGAGGTCACGGTTCTCGACGAGGCCGACTACATGTGCGACCTCGGCTTCCTGCCCGCGGTCCGGTCGATCCTGGACGCGACCTCGCCCGCGGCCCAGCGGCTGATGTTCAGCGCCACGCTGGACCGCGAGGTCGAGGTGCTCGTCCGCGAGTACCTGCCCGAGCCGGTGCTCGTCGCGGTCGACTCGGAGAACAGCCAGGTCACGACGCTGCGCCGGCACGCCCTGGAGGCGTCCGACCGGTACAGCCAGCTGGAGGTCGTCACCGCCCTGACGGGTGGCCAGGGCCGCACGCTGGTGTTCGTGCGGACCCAGCGGGACGCCGACCATGTGGCCGCCGACCTGACGAAGGCCGGTGTGCCGGCCGAGCCGCTGCACGGCGGCCTGCCGCAGGGCGCCCGGACCCGCGCGCTGGCCGGCTTCGCCGACGGCACTCGCCGGGTGCTGGTCGCCACCGATGTGGCGGCCCGCGGCATCCACGTCGACGACGTGCGGCTGGTCGTGCACCTGGGTCCGCCGGAGGACTCGAAGACCTACCAGCACCGTGGCGGGCGGACCGCTCGGGCCGGCGCCGAAGGTGCCGACGTGCTGGTGACGCTGGCGGCGGACCGGGGCAAGGTCCGCGCGATGCTGCGCACCGCCGGCGTCGACACCCAGATCACCCCGGTGGGCCCGAGCGACCCGCTGGTCGCCGAGATCGCCGGTCCGCCGGCGCCTCGGGTCGAGCCCGGCTCGATCCCGGCGCCCCGCCCGGCCGCCGACCGGCAGGGTGGCCGCTTCGGCCAGCCGGCCCGGGAGGGCGGCCGGTATGGCGGCGACCGCGCGGGCTTCGGCAGCCGCGGCGCCAGCGGTGGCCGGACGTCCCGCGATGGCCGGGGCGCGCCGCGCCGCGGCCCGCGCGTGGACCGTCCGCGTCACTCCGACCACCGGGACGGCGGCGCGGCCACGTCCTGA